One Panicum virgatum strain AP13 chromosome 3N, P.virgatum_v5, whole genome shotgun sequence DNA segment encodes these proteins:
- the LOC120665374 gene encoding protein NRT1/ PTR FAMILY 5.10-like, whose product MGGIGDGVARGRGLSWSWTGVRLIFFPGHPTCHKPVPSPPLALRQLLESAPSPRRHCTCLSRQPAMASESGPGATDPLLPRRRSPSKGGWKSALFIIWVEVAERFAYYGISSNLINYLTGPLGQTTAAAAAAVNAWSGAAAMLPLLGAAVADSWLGRYRTIVASSVLYIMGLGMLTLSSMFPSPQQCGVAVDSRGACPPSSVQTAAFYISLYLVAIAQSGHKPCVQAFGADQFDATDPDESPSRASFFNWWYFGLCGSATVTIALMSYVQDNVGWALGFGVPSMVMLLALAIFLLGTRTYRFYGSGSGNNNGGAATFSLVGKAFVACRKRSNKAWSAELERGDGELAEDAVLAEEVNGMARLFPIWATCLLYGVVFAQPPTLFTKQAGTLDRRVGPSFQIPPAALQCFLGVSIVTCIVLYDRVLVPVARRVSGVPSGVTMLQRIGTGIALAMVTLVVAALVEMKRLRAARDACLVDGGSGAAVPMSLWWIVPQYVLLGAADVFTMVGMQEFFYDQVPGALKSLGLALYLSVLGVGSFISSFLITVIDSITTRNGGASWFADDLNRGHLDYFYLLLAALSALELLAFTYFSTSYVYRTKAGNNH is encoded by the exons ATGGGTGGCATCGGAGATGGGGTCGCACGGGGACGGGGGCTCTCATGGTCATGGACCGGGGTCCGTCTGATTTTTTTTCCAGGACACCCCACCTGCCACAAGCCCGTGCCCAGCCCACCGCTTGCGCTTCGTCAACTCCTCGAGAGCGCGCCTTCGCCGAGAAGGCACTGCACCTGCCTCAGTCGCCAGCCAGCCATGGCGTCGGAGTCGGGCCCTGGCGCCACGGACccgctcctcccccgccgccgctcgccgtccaaGGGCGGCTGGAAGTCGGCGCTCTTCATAATCT GGGTGGAGGTGGCGGAGCGGTTCGCGTACTACGGCATCTCCTCGAACCTGATCAACTACCTGACTGGCCCGCTCGGCcagaccacggcggcggcggcggcggccgtcaacGCGTGGTCGGGCGCCGCGGCCATGCTGCCCCTGCTcggtgccgccgtcgccgactcCTGGCTCGGCCGCTACCGCACCATCGTCGCCTCCTCCGTGCTCTACATCATG GGCCTTGGGATGCTGACGCTCTCATCCATGTTCCCATCACCTCAACAATGCGGTGTGGCCGTCGATAGCCGAGGGGCATGCCCGCCTTCCTCCGTCCAGACGGCCGCCTTCTACATCTCCCTCTACCTGGTGGCCATCGCTCAGAGCGGGCACAAGCCCTGCGTCCAGGCTTTCGGTGCGGACCAATTCGACGCGACGGACCCCGACGAGTCCCCTTCCCGGGCCTCCTTCTTCAACTGGTGGTATTTCGGACTCTGTGGGAGTGCCACCGTGACGATCGCGCTCATGAGCTACGTGCAAGACAACGTCGGCTGGGCCCTCGGCTTCGGCGTGCCATCCATGGTCATGCTGCTCGCGCTCGCCATCTTCCTGCTTGGCACGAGGACCTACCGGTTCTACGGCTCAGGAAGCGGCAACAACAACGGCGGTGCCGCCACGTTCTCCCTCGTCGGCAAGGCCTTCGTCGCCTGTAGGAAGAGGTCTAACAAAGCCTGGTCGGCGGAGCTGGAGCgcggcgacggtgagctcgCGGAGGACGCGGTGCTCGCGGAAGAGGTGAACGGGATGGCGAGGCTGTTCCCGATCTGGGCAACGTGCCTCCTCTACGGCGTGGTGTTCGCGCAGCCACCAACGCTCTTCACCAAGCAGGCGGGGACGCTGGACCGGCGGGTCGGGCCGTCGTTCCAGATACCCCCCGCAGCGCTGCAGTGTTTCCTCGGCGTCAGCATTGTCACCTGCATCGTGCTGTACGACCGCGTCCTGGTGCCCGTGGCGCGCAGGGTCTCCGGCGTCCCCTCGGGAGTCACGATGCTGCAGCGGATCGGCACGGGGATCGCTCTGGCCATGGTCACCCTGGTCGTCGCCGCGCTGGTGGAGATGAAGAGGCTGCGGGCGGCGAGGGACGCCTGCCTGGTGGATGGTGGCTCCGGCGCGGCGGTCCCCATGAGCTTGTGGTGGATAGTGCCGCAGTATGTGCTCCTCGGCGCAGCCGACGTGTTCACCATGGTCGGCATGCAGGAGTTCTTCTACGATCAGGTCCCCGGCGCGCTCAAGAGCCTCGGGCTCGCGCTCTACCTGAGCGTCCTCGGCGTCGGCAGCTTCATCAGCAGCTTCCTCATCACGGTCATCGACAGCATTACGACGAGGAACGGCGGCGCGAGCTGGTTTGCCGACGACCTGAACCGGGGGCACCTCGACTACTTCTACCTGCTGCTTGCGGCGCTCTCCGCGCTGGAGCTTCTTGCTTTCACTTATTTCTCGACGTCTTACGTTTACAGGACCAAGGCAGGCAACAATCATTGA
- the LOC120665377 gene encoding amidophosphoribosyltransferase, chloroplastic-like: MGMTAAPSTSRLLLHHHAAAGSDRRHQHQLRYSATQYALSLRCGSGRRAAAAGALLPDRVTPFSYGVDEDADDHPHEECGLVGVAGDPDASSLCYLGLQKLQHRGEEGAGIVAVGGDGKLKSVTGLGLVADAFGDPSRLASLPGPAAIGHVRYSTAGAAASLRNVQPFLAGYRLGQVAVAHNGNLVNYQALRNKLEARGSIFNTSSDTEVILHLIATSLSRPLLARVCDACERLAGAYSLLFLTADKMFAVRDPHGFRPLVMGRRRNGAVVFASETCALDLIDATYEREVQPGEVVVVDRRDMSVASACLVPHRPRRACVFEHIYFSLPNSVVFSHAVHERRTAFGRTLAEESPAPGADVVIPVPDSGFYAALGFARASGLEFQQGLIRWHYSGRSFIQPTQAIRDLAVKLKLAPVRGVIAGKSVVVVDDSLVRGTTSSKIVRLLRDAGAREVHMRIASPPVVGSCLYGIDTPSEGELISNRMDLEGVRREIGSDSLAFLSLGKLHGIYGDEAGDYCDACFSRKYPVLPTLADPAAEPEE; the protein is encoded by the exons ATGGGAATGACCGCCGCCCCGTCCACgtctcgcctcctcctccaccaccacgccgccgctggct ccGACCGTCGCCACCAGCACCAACTCAGGTACTCCGCGACCCAGTACGCTCTCTCGCTGCGCTGCGGCTCCGGCCGGCGTGCGGCAGCGGCCGGGGCGCTGCTGCCCGACCGCGTCACCCCGTTCTCCTACGGCGTCGACGAGGACGCCGATGACCACCCGCACGAGGAGTGCGGCCTGGTCGGGGTCGCCGGCGACCCGGACGCGTCGTCGCTGTGCTACCTCGGCCTGCAGAAGCTGCAGcaccgcggggaggagggggccggcATCGTCGCCGTGGGCGGGGACGGCAAGCTCAAGTCCGTGACCGGGCTGGGCCTCGTGGCCGACGCGTTCGGGGACCCGTCCAGGCTCGCCTCGCTCCCGGGCCCCGCCGCCATCGGGCACGTGCGCTactccaccgccggcgccgccgcgtcgctgcGGAACGTGCAGCCGTTCCTGGCGGGCTACCGGCTCGGGCAGGTCGCCGTCGCCCACAACGGCAATCTCGTCAACTACCAGGCGCTGCGGAACAAGCTCGAGGCCCGCGGCTCCATCTTCAACACCTCCTCGGACACGGAGGTCATCCTCCACCTCATCGCGACGTCGCTGTCGCGGCCCCTGCTCGCGCGCGTCTGCGACGCGTGCGAGCGCCTCGCGGGGGCCTACTCGCTCCTGTTCCTCACGGCCGACAAGATGTTCGCCGTGCGCGACCCGCACGGCTTCCGCCCGCTCGTGATGGGCCGCCGCCGGAACGGCGCCGTCGTGTTCGCGTCGGAGACCTGCGCGCTGGACCTCATCGACGCCACCTACGAGCGGGAGGTGCAGCCCGGGGAAGTGGTCGTGGTCGACCGCCGCGACATGTCGGTGGCCTCGGCCTGCCTCGTCCCgcaccgcccgcgccgcgcctgcgTCTTCGAGCACATCTACTTCTCGCTCCCCAACTCGGTCGTCTTCTCCCATGCCGTACACGAGCGCCGCACCGCGTTCGGCCGCACTCTCGCCGAGGAGTCCCCGGCCCCGGGCGCCGACGTGGTCATCCCGGTGCCCGACTCGGGCTTCTACGCAGCGCTCGGGTTCGCGCGCGCGTCGGGGCTCGAGTTCCAGCAGGGCCTGATCCGGTGGCACTACAGCGGCCGCAGCTTCATCCAGCCGACGCAGGCGATCCGCGACCTCGCCGTGAAGCTCAAGCTCGCCCCCGTGCGCGGCGTCATCGCCGGCAAgagcgtggtggtggtggacgaCTCGCTGGTGCGCGGCACCACCTCGAGCAAGATCGTGCGGCTGCTCCGcgacgccggcgcgcgcgaggtGCACATGCGAATCGCGAGCCCGCCCGTGGTGGGATCCTGCCTCTACGGCATCGACACGCCGAGCGAGGGCGAGCTCATCTCCAACCGGATGGACCTGGAGGGCGTGCGCAGGGAGATCGGCAGCGACTCGCTTGCCTTCCTCTCTCTCGGCAAGCTGCACGGCATCTACGGCGACGAGGCTGGGGACTACTGCGACGCGTGCTTCTCGCGCAAGTACCCCGTGCTTCCAACTCTGGCCGACCCGGCCGCCGAGCCCGAGGAGTGA